A window of Acidimicrobiia bacterium genomic DNA:
CTTCACGACGCTCTTGTAGCTCTCACCGGTGCAGATGATTCCGTCGCGCGACCACACGGGCGTGCCCGGGCTCGATGCCTTCGCCCACTTCCACTCCTCGACGACGTGGGGATCGGCCTTCTTGACGATGCTGCGCACCTTCGCGAGCTTCTTGCCGCGCCAGTCGCCGAGCTCCTTGATCCGCTCGTCGATGTTCTTCGAAGCGTCCGACATCTCGATCCTTTCGTCAGAATCGATAGTAACGCTCTTGTTTCGAGAGTGTTACTCTCACATCGATGGCGGGGAATGTCAAGCGCGGACAGGCGCGAACGAGACGCACTCGGCTGGCGGTCGTCGAGGCGGCGCGCGACCTCTTCCTCGAGCGCGGCTACGGGGCGACGACGATCGAGGCGATCAGCGATCGCGCCGACACGCCGCAGGCCACCGTCTACCGGCTGTTCGCTTCGAAGCTCGGGATCCTGAAGGCCGTGCTCGATGTGTCGATCGCCGGCGACGACGACGCGGTCGCGATGGCCGACCGTCCGCAGGTGCACGCGCTCCTCGCCGACGCGGATCCGACCAAGCAGCTCGCCGGTTTCGCCGCACTGCTCCGGGACCTGATGTCGCGGACCGCGCCCGTGCATCGCATCGTCGCCGACGCGGCGCGCTCCGACGAGGGCGCC
This region includes:
- a CDS encoding DUF1801 domain-containing protein; its protein translation is MSDASKNIDERIKELGDWRGKKLAKVRSIVKKADPHVVEEWKWAKASSPGTPVWSRDGIICTGESYKSVVKLTFAKGAALKDPKKLFNSSLAGNTRRAIDFAEADVIDEKALTDLIREAIALNESTKAGKKR
- a CDS encoding helix-turn-helix domain-containing protein, yielding MAGNVKRGQARTRRTRLAVVEAARDLFLERGYGATTIEAISDRADTPQATVYRLFASKLGILKAVLDVSIAGDDDAVAMADRPQVHALLADADPTKQLAGFAALLRDLMSRTAPVHRIVADAARSDEGAAALLANIARQRHEGQQRVARSLARSGSLRSGVRQRDAADVIHALASPEVYGLLVLDRGWSGARYEQWVQTTLAAQLLGESP